One part of the Tunicatimonas pelagia genome encodes these proteins:
- a CDS encoding glycosyltransferase has protein sequence MYSKRIIARIDQNSYPPHCNYLINQHNFQDVFLYAHRSKRIKSKLKILTDNVSYAWYVLKHRKKFSRADIIISTGWIPLSLRLLIKLGIVSCNKFYWLGFQIHEPKLYRYFALLLRLTSLKRETYIVNAFYEKDIYAKRMGISPEKIQVLPYSDWGKDVEKNTVPLKNYYFAGGYTNRDYASLIDVFSRSNQELVIIGSKHNHDLDVAVPDNIKILKDVNKKDFISYLVQAKACIVPLKKADAGASGQMVLLSYMRNTKTIIASDYPSVREYVTHNTSALLYDKQEQNLASMVAYLEENPDTMNHLKEKAFRAYQENFSHDAIAKRLDDILSLQ, from the coding sequence ATGTACTCGAAGAGAATTATAGCTCGAATTGACCAAAACTCCTATCCACCTCATTGTAACTACTTAATTAATCAGCACAATTTTCAGGATGTATTTTTGTACGCTCATCGGTCTAAAAGAATCAAGAGTAAGCTCAAGATACTGACTGATAATGTTTCGTACGCTTGGTATGTTTTGAAGCATAGAAAGAAGTTTTCTCGTGCTGATATTATCATTTCTACTGGTTGGATTCCTCTATCGTTACGGCTGCTCATTAAACTGGGTATCGTATCTTGTAATAAGTTTTATTGGCTTGGCTTTCAGATACACGAACCCAAGCTGTACCGATACTTTGCCCTACTGCTACGCCTTACCTCTTTGAAGCGGGAAACGTACATTGTAAATGCGTTTTACGAGAAAGATATTTACGCGAAACGCATGGGTATTTCCCCCGAGAAAATACAAGTTTTACCGTATAGCGACTGGGGAAAAGATGTTGAAAAAAACACTGTACCACTTAAAAACTATTACTTCGCGGGCGGATATACCAATCGTGACTATGCCTCGCTTATTGATGTGTTTAGCAGAAGCAACCAAGAGTTAGTGATTATTGGGTCTAAACACAACCACGATTTGGACGTAGCGGTACCTGATAATATTAAAATACTGAAGGACGTAAATAAAAAAGACTTTATTAGCTACTTGGTACAGGCAAAGGCGTGTATTGTACCACTCAAGAAGGCCGATGCAGGTGCTTCGGGGCAGATGGTGTTGCTGAGCTATATGAGGAATACCAAAACAATCATTGCATCAGATTACCCTTCAGTGCGGGAGTATGTTACCCATAACACATCTGCACTACTATACGATAAACAAGAGCAAAACTTGGCAAGTATGGTAGCTTACCTGGAAGAGAACCCTGATACTATGAATCACTTAAAAGAGAAGGCTTTTCGCGCGTATCAAGAAAATTTTAGTCACGATGCTATTGCGAAGCGGTTAGATGATATACTATCGTTGCAGTAA
- the serA gene encoding phosphoglycerate dehydrogenase, producing MESVRSKPIKYFVFDFDSTFTQVEALDVLCEIALKDNPKREEVLAEVKRITNSCMNGEISFRESLESRLALLPAHQDHLPELVEKLQKSVSPSFERNREFFKNFSDRIYVISNGFKDFILPVIREYGIADSHVFANEFTFDDEGNITGFDASNLLSTDEGKVAVIRDLDLNGDVYVIGDGYNDYKIKAAGFANKFYAFTENIERDVVIDKADHVTPSLDEFLYLNKMNTAISYPKNRIKVLLLENIHPDAARRLKEEGYQVETHDAALDEEELAEKIKSVSVLGIRSKTQVTAKVLENANRLLAIGAFCIGTNQIDLTACSKKGIAVFNAPYSNTRSVVELAIGEIIMLMRGITDKSAGMHQGMWGKSAKNSNEIRGKKLGIVGYGNIGSQLSVLAENMGMDVYYYDIVDKLALGNATKCNSLEELLGQVDVVTLHVDGRADNKQFFGANDFAAMKPGALFLNLSRGFVVDVAVLKEHILTGRIRGAAVDVFPAEPKSNEEEFVSELRELPNVILTPHIGGSTEEAQENIGEFVPGKIMEYINTGSSFLSVNFPNVQLPLLQNAHRLMHIHHNKPGVLANISQVLLKYHINVVGQYLKTNEDIGYVIIDIDKAYSDEVIKELRAIENTIRFRVLY from the coding sequence ATGGAATCAGTACGCAGCAAACCGATTAAGTACTTTGTTTTCGACTTCGACAGTACGTTTACCCAAGTGGAAGCATTGGATGTGCTGTGCGAGATAGCGCTGAAGGACAACCCAAAACGCGAAGAGGTTTTAGCCGAAGTAAAACGCATCACCAACTCCTGCATGAACGGCGAAATTTCTTTTCGGGAATCGCTGGAAAGTCGACTGGCATTACTTCCGGCTCACCAAGATCATTTACCGGAGCTAGTAGAAAAGCTGCAAAAAAGCGTATCACCCTCGTTTGAACGCAACCGAGAATTCTTCAAGAATTTTTCAGACCGAATTTACGTAATCTCCAACGGGTTTAAAGACTTTATTCTTCCGGTGATTCGTGAGTACGGTATTGCCGACAGTCATGTGTTTGCTAATGAGTTTACCTTTGATGACGAAGGCAACATCACCGGTTTTGATGCCTCCAATCTCCTCTCCACCGATGAGGGCAAAGTAGCTGTAATTCGCGACTTAGACTTAAACGGAGATGTATACGTGATTGGCGATGGCTACAATGACTATAAAATTAAAGCAGCTGGTTTTGCCAATAAATTTTACGCCTTTACCGAAAATATTGAACGAGATGTGGTAATTGATAAAGCTGACCATGTTACTCCTTCTCTCGACGAATTTCTTTATCTAAACAAAATGAACACTGCCATATCGTATCCTAAAAATCGAATAAAAGTACTACTGCTGGAAAATATTCATCCTGATGCGGCCCGACGGTTGAAGGAGGAAGGCTACCAAGTAGAAACTCACGATGCAGCCCTGGATGAAGAAGAACTGGCTGAGAAAATAAAGTCGGTATCGGTGCTGGGTATTCGCTCTAAAACGCAAGTAACCGCCAAGGTGCTAGAAAATGCAAACCGATTGCTCGCAATTGGTGCCTTTTGCATTGGTACTAACCAAATTGACCTGACGGCCTGCTCTAAAAAAGGGATTGCCGTATTTAACGCCCCCTACAGCAACACTCGCTCGGTGGTAGAGTTGGCTATTGGTGAAATCATTATGCTGATGCGTGGCATCACTGATAAATCAGCGGGAATGCACCAGGGTATGTGGGGGAAGTCGGCCAAAAACAGTAATGAAATCCGGGGGAAGAAACTTGGTATTGTAGGCTACGGAAATATCGGTTCGCAGCTATCGGTTCTGGCCGAAAATATGGGGATGGATGTGTACTACTACGATATTGTGGACAAACTAGCCCTAGGTAATGCCACTAAGTGTAATTCGCTAGAAGAGTTGCTCGGCCAAGTAGATGTGGTAACCCTGCACGTAGATGGCCGAGCTGACAATAAGCAATTCTTTGGAGCTAATGATTTTGCTGCTATGAAGCCCGGAGCACTTTTCTTAAACTTAAGTAGAGGATTTGTGGTAGATGTAGCGGTTCTGAAAGAACATATTCTTACTGGGCGCATCCGGGGAGCTGCGGTAGATGTATTTCCTGCCGAACCTAAAAGTAATGAAGAAGAATTTGTATCGGAGCTGCGAGAATTGCCTAACGTTATTCTCACCCCCCACATTGGCGGAAGCACCGAAGAAGCTCAAGAAAATATCGGTGAGTTTGTACCAGGGAAAATTATGGAATATATCAACACTGGAAGTTCCTTCCTCAGCGTGAACTTTCCTAACGTGCAACTTCCGTTACTGCAAAACGCCCATCGGCTCATGCACATCCACCACAACAAACCGGGTGTGCTAGCAAACATCAGCCAAGTGCTCCTAAAGTATCACATCAACGTGGTGGGGCAGTATCTCAAGACCAACGAAGATATTGGCTACGTCATCATCGATATTGACAAAGCCTACAGTGATGAGGTGATTAAAGAACTTCGGGCCATTGAAAACACCATTCGCTTCCGAGTACTTTACTAA
- a CDS encoding heparinase II/III domain-containing protein yields MKLKHYILVLLLVFLGNDLKAQLLTSPPPVPSGHPRVFITPQDLPELRDKRNHPDFRGIWSQIRNNGQPIAQALTYLLEGDERKGRAAIDGAYNALRKTTSNGLRLMNEVFLGACVYDWCYPLMSNTQKQNFIREFSRIHNLHPPYWPATGGHGTIVSHNTSGWFFNQLPAGLAIYDEDPKVWNRASKLFFDEFQEVRNFAFKSHLSHQGWYVSTRTSHMVLAGFLFNKMSGGKDVWVDDFEQMGYMLAYFMRSDGQIMRLGDTKNDSWAYEFHNIFLDGLANYYNNPYIASLSDHPLFKSYNSLRDDLFGKFLLRPVDLGRKSLESLPKTKYFPEPVGGEMVARTGWSVTNRNADEAIVNMRIGQYYFGGHQHKDFGTFQIYYKGNLTGDSGMYGGSRSRFSSTYWKDYYRSTTAHNGLIIMNPNEKYSGGGWTNTRVDGGMRWPLNNDVQPDDMNALLNPRNGYEYANIIAHEFGSDTQTPEYSYISGDLTKGYNYSNKANPDKVSKVTRSMVTYNTSDEDHPAVFVVFDRVVSTNASFKKAFLLHSMGKPSISGNQATLNAKNGYAGKLVSYTILPEKPRINIAPGHSIGRTTYDPGTKSDRAYEDMQFRIEVSPSQASKEDFFLHSMIVMDKGVEPPLATQIRADQLVGVKTLDHVTMFNKETTLLSDASFHLDGEAEKTFKVLMADVMPGEWIVERDGTFVSSAIATEQGKSIYFETQPGEIHIRLISSAPSAMEK; encoded by the coding sequence ATGAAATTAAAGCATTATATTTTAGTACTCTTACTTGTCTTTTTGGGCAACGACCTTAAAGCTCAGTTGCTTACCAGTCCGCCCCCAGTACCTTCGGGGCACCCTCGAGTATTTATCACCCCACAAGACTTACCAGAGTTACGTGATAAGCGTAACCACCCAGATTTTCGGGGCATCTGGTCCCAAATCAGAAACAATGGCCAACCCATTGCTCAAGCGTTAACCTACTTACTTGAAGGAGATGAACGAAAGGGGCGAGCGGCTATTGATGGAGCCTACAACGCACTTAGAAAAACAACTAGCAATGGCTTACGCCTAATGAATGAAGTTTTTTTGGGAGCCTGCGTATACGATTGGTGTTACCCTTTAATGTCCAATACCCAAAAGCAAAATTTCATTAGGGAGTTTTCTCGAATCCATAACTTACACCCTCCTTATTGGCCAGCTACTGGTGGGCATGGCACCATCGTAAGCCATAATACTTCGGGCTGGTTCTTTAATCAGTTACCGGCAGGTCTAGCCATTTATGATGAAGACCCTAAAGTATGGAATCGAGCCTCGAAATTATTCTTTGACGAATTTCAGGAAGTTAGAAATTTTGCCTTTAAATCGCACTTATCTCACCAAGGGTGGTACGTAAGCACCCGTACTAGTCATATGGTGCTGGCGGGCTTCTTATTTAATAAGATGAGCGGTGGCAAAGATGTTTGGGTGGATGATTTTGAGCAAATGGGGTACATGCTAGCCTACTTTATGCGCTCAGACGGGCAAATTATGAGATTAGGTGACACTAAAAATGATTCTTGGGCCTATGAATTTCATAACATTTTTTTAGACGGATTAGCAAATTATTATAACAACCCTTACATAGCTTCCTTGTCTGATCACCCGCTCTTTAAATCATATAATTCGCTGCGCGATGATCTTTTTGGAAAGTTTTTACTGCGGCCCGTTGATCTGGGAAGAAAATCGCTAGAGTCTTTACCAAAAACCAAATACTTTCCTGAGCCAGTAGGAGGCGAAATGGTAGCTCGAACCGGTTGGTCAGTAACTAACCGCAATGCCGATGAAGCGATTGTAAATATGAGAATTGGACAATACTACTTTGGCGGGCATCAGCATAAGGATTTCGGTACCTTCCAAATTTATTACAAAGGAAACTTAACCGGCGACAGCGGTATGTATGGTGGCTCCAGAAGTAGGTTCAGTTCAACCTACTGGAAAGATTATTATCGGTCAACCACCGCACACAACGGTCTGATTATTATGAACCCGAACGAAAAATACAGTGGAGGGGGTTGGACCAATACTCGGGTAGACGGAGGTATGCGATGGCCACTAAACAATGATGTTCAGCCGGATGATATGAATGCGCTGCTCAACCCCAGAAACGGGTACGAATATGCCAATATCATTGCACATGAATTTGGTAGTGATACCCAAACTCCTGAATACAGCTATATTTCAGGCGACTTAACCAAGGGGTATAACTATTCTAACAAGGCCAATCCCGATAAGGTAAGTAAGGTTACTCGCTCTATGGTCACCTACAACACTAGTGACGAGGATCATCCAGCAGTATTTGTAGTATTTGATCGAGTAGTATCTACTAACGCCTCATTTAAGAAAGCATTTCTACTCCACAGTATGGGTAAACCATCCATCTCAGGTAATCAGGCTACCCTGAATGCCAAGAATGGCTATGCGGGTAAACTGGTTTCTTACACTATTTTACCAGAAAAACCTCGGATCAACATCGCCCCAGGTCACTCAATCGGAAGGACTACCTACGATCCGGGAACAAAAAGCGACCGCGCTTACGAAGATATGCAGTTCCGAATAGAAGTGTCGCCCTCTCAAGCGAGTAAAGAAGACTTCTTTTTACATTCTATGATAGTGATGGACAAAGGTGTAGAACCTCCGCTAGCTACGCAAATTAGGGCAGACCAGCTAGTTGGAGTTAAGACGCTAGACCACGTTACTATGTTCAATAAGGAAACTACTTTGTTAAGTGATGCTTCATTTCACTTAGATGGCGAAGCTGAAAAAACATTTAAAGTATTAATGGCTGATGTAATGCCAGGCGAGTGGATTGTTGAGCGTGATGGTACCTTTGTGTCGAGCGCAATTGCTACTGAGCAAGGAAAAAGTATCTACTTTGAAACCCAGCCGGGCGAGATTCATATCAGACTAATTTCATCAGCCCCTAGTGCTATGGAAAAGTAG
- a CDS encoding alginate lyase family protein: MPLSWYYHRLRTMSIPEIGYRAAQYWQKRQERQSQQGYFPREKQLLHLPKAILPIEDIDFESKEPFIPIFGQDFYYNQPIDWHLDISSQSRFPKTFAKDINIRTSEYGSAKHVWEVNRLQFLPLLGLQYRATHNEEVLQQFQTIVQSWIDDNPYLVGVNWYSNIEVNIRLIVWFFCWELFDVSLLIQRNDQFKKFVEEQWVPTIYLHCLYSHQNPSYYSSANNHLISEYAGLFVAASYWKFAESEKWLRDAKAGLEKEIVLQHSANGINKEEAAEYIQFITDFFLIPFVVAGATDNPFSGGYQNKLEQILDYIFQMMDVRGNIPYYGDEDDGKVILLEGGHPDNFKSLLTSGIVLFGNSHWKNKSAGWDTKNAVLFGDQGKQAFDRVEASSTNQPSRLYTEEGHFFLRKQQGKEEIYIHMDAAPLGFLSIAAHGHADALAFDVHIDGYPIITDAGTYTYHTDAEWRNYFIGTLAHNTIRVNHTDQAKSTGPTMWIEHYHPKVIKSETTHQQDTVVAEHNGYKKLGLTHRRSLVLDKQTNTITITDNLSGRSSQAYSLEFPLHLHPEVQVEKTNDHQFCLQHTQARTLEVQFDSAINAQEVRGQTDPILGWYSPSFRVKEPTSVLYGKATFSGTITLVTKLVVRA; this comes from the coding sequence ATGCCGTTGTCTTGGTATTACCATCGCTTACGTACCATGTCTATTCCGGAGATTGGTTATCGGGCAGCCCAATATTGGCAGAAAAGACAGGAGCGGCAATCTCAGCAGGGCTACTTCCCTAGAGAAAAGCAGTTACTACACCTACCTAAAGCGATTTTACCGATAGAGGACATTGATTTTGAAAGCAAAGAACCGTTTATACCTATTTTCGGTCAAGACTTTTACTATAACCAACCCATCGACTGGCACCTAGATATTTCATCGCAAAGCCGATTTCCTAAGACATTTGCTAAAGATATTAACATTAGAACCAGCGAATATGGTAGCGCTAAGCATGTATGGGAAGTTAATCGGCTGCAATTTTTACCATTGCTGGGGCTTCAGTACCGCGCTACTCACAATGAAGAAGTTCTACAGCAGTTCCAGACCATCGTTCAGTCGTGGATTGATGATAACCCTTATTTGGTGGGGGTAAACTGGTACAGTAACATAGAAGTAAATATTCGGCTCATTGTATGGTTCTTTTGCTGGGAGCTATTTGACGTAAGTTTGCTCATCCAGCGTAATGACCAGTTTAAGAAATTTGTAGAAGAACAGTGGGTGCCTACTATCTATCTTCACTGTTTGTACAGTCACCAGAACCCTTCCTATTACTCTTCGGCCAATAATCATTTGATTAGCGAATATGCCGGTTTGTTTGTGGCAGCTTCGTATTGGAAATTTGCTGAGTCTGAGAAATGGTTACGTGATGCCAAGGCTGGTTTGGAAAAAGAAATCGTTCTCCAGCACTCAGCCAACGGCATAAACAAGGAAGAAGCCGCGGAGTACATTCAGTTTATCACTGACTTTTTTCTGATTCCGTTTGTGGTAGCAGGTGCTACGGACAATCCTTTTTCTGGGGGTTACCAAAATAAGTTAGAACAGATACTGGATTACATCTTTCAGATGATGGATGTACGGGGCAACATCCCTTATTACGGTGATGAGGATGATGGGAAAGTAATACTACTAGAAGGTGGGCATCCTGACAACTTTAAATCATTGCTCACCTCGGGGATTGTGTTGTTTGGCAACAGTCACTGGAAAAATAAATCAGCGGGTTGGGATACCAAAAATGCGGTGTTGTTCGGAGATCAAGGAAAACAAGCTTTTGACCGAGTAGAAGCTAGTTCAACAAATCAGCCATCGAGGTTATATACTGAGGAGGGGCACTTCTTTCTGCGTAAGCAGCAGGGAAAAGAAGAAATATACATCCATATGGATGCAGCCCCACTGGGCTTTTTATCAATTGCTGCTCACGGCCACGCCGATGCACTAGCCTTTGATGTACATATAGATGGGTACCCCATTATTACGGATGCGGGTACGTATACGTACCATACTGATGCCGAGTGGCGCAATTATTTTATCGGGACATTGGCTCATAATACCATCCGAGTTAATCATACCGATCAGGCTAAAAGTACTGGTCCCACTATGTGGATTGAGCACTACCACCCCAAAGTTATTAAAAGTGAAACTACCCACCAGCAAGATACCGTAGTAGCCGAACACAATGGCTATAAAAAATTAGGGTTAACCCACCGTCGTAGTTTGGTTCTTGATAAACAGACTAATACAATAACAATCACCGACAATCTTTCGGGTCGCTCTTCTCAAGCGTACTCACTGGAATTTCCGCTGCACTTGCACCCTGAGGTGCAGGTAGAAAAAACCAACGATCATCAATTTTGCCTTCAACATACTCAGGCTCGAACATTAGAGGTACAATTTGATTCAGCTATAAATGCTCAGGAAGTGCGCGGGCAAACCGACCCCATTTTAGGTTGGTACTCGCCTTCGTTCAGGGTTAAAGAACCCACCTCGGTACTTTATGGAAAGGCCACTTTCTCTGGAACAATAACATTGGTTACCAAACTAGTGGTGAGAGCATAG
- a CDS encoding heparin lyase I family protein, whose protein sequence is MKKFYLLFLIAASLCFTQCAEEELFTENSLTTDIQLSSARTQSTTVPEITKVSVNGSKVTIEFTNFGAPRGPEGGFELMIDGKRTYTKVTPRLYSSDKNVKMTFNSSSPNKTYHIYARWNSGYRRSNGMKPGADNTSSSPPPSDDKKDDDSDAGDVKRPSDVTRPVVSKVSFNGSRVTLEFVNFASPRQPEGGFELMIDGKRTGTSIVPRLYSRDKNLKMVFSISNPDDRCYQIYGRWDSGYKGSAKVCEEGGSSSGGGSSPPSDDKDDSDDKKDDNTGDNSGLPSGLPSLKLLKRYEFNSNFGKNVNQSRDGLRIHHLGHTKGKVVREGGEGAYHFRITPGSRSSKNFRQELVPRDLPSPYFRQGFRARWGQEYVFQMRTKLSKNYEIGDGYISFVSMKNDYNVRREGSYTMHFEGDHFFLRHMYATRSGVGSQGATAKPFRYSATGERIYSGRDYHPTRRTGSGYDKLQDDFGKWVTWTFHVKWSYGSNGFFRVYKNGKLFHSYRGPNSYKDGDAPYFKFGLYNSWWKNGNKTGANLQEMYVDYLRVYVPK, encoded by the coding sequence ATGAAAAAATTTTATTTATTATTCCTGATAGCTGCATCGCTCTGCTTCACTCAGTGCGCGGAAGAAGAGTTATTTACGGAAAACAGTTTAACCACAGATATTCAGCTTAGCTCAGCGCGAACGCAAAGCACAACTGTTCCTGAGATTACCAAGGTTAGTGTAAATGGCTCTAAAGTAACTATTGAGTTTACTAATTTTGGCGCACCCAGAGGCCCAGAAGGTGGCTTTGAGCTAATGATTGATGGGAAGAGAACGTATACTAAAGTGACCCCACGCTTGTATTCTTCTGATAAGAATGTGAAGATGACCTTCAATTCAAGCTCGCCTAACAAGACGTATCATATCTATGCCCGTTGGAACAGCGGCTACCGGCGTTCTAATGGCATGAAGCCTGGAGCAGATAATACGTCTAGCTCTCCTCCTCCAAGCGATGATAAGAAAGATGATGATAGTGATGCTGGCGATGTTAAACGCCCATCTGATGTTACCAGACCAGTAGTCAGCAAGGTTTCATTCAATGGGTCAAGAGTAACACTTGAGTTTGTGAATTTTGCATCACCCCGACAGCCAGAAGGTGGTTTTGAGCTAATGATCGATGGTAAGCGAACGGGTACTAGCATTGTTCCTCGCTTATACTCTAGAGACAAAAACCTGAAAATGGTGTTCTCTATTTCCAACCCTGATGATCGGTGTTACCAAATTTATGGTCGTTGGGATAGCGGTTACAAAGGCTCTGCTAAAGTCTGCGAAGAAGGTGGCAGCTCCTCAGGAGGGGGTTCATCTCCACCAAGTGATGATAAGGATGACAGCGACGATAAGAAAGATGACAACACCGGTGATAACTCTGGACTACCCAGTGGTTTACCTAGTTTGAAGTTACTAAAGCGATATGAGTTTAATAGCAACTTTGGTAAAAATGTAAACCAGTCAAGAGATGGGTTGAGAATTCACCACCTTGGGCATACCAAAGGGAAAGTTGTGAGAGAAGGAGGAGAAGGTGCCTATCACTTCAGAATTACTCCCGGCAGCCGAAGCAGTAAGAATTTTCGCCAGGAACTTGTACCCAGAGATTTACCAAGTCCTTATTTCCGGCAAGGGTTTAGAGCAAGATGGGGTCAGGAGTATGTTTTTCAGATGCGAACGAAGCTTAGCAAGAATTACGAGATTGGCGATGGTTACATCAGCTTTGTGAGTATGAAAAATGACTATAATGTTAGAAGAGAAGGCTCGTATACGATGCACTTTGAAGGAGATCACTTTTTCTTACGCCATATGTACGCCACTCGATCTGGGGTGGGTAGCCAAGGAGCCACAGCAAAACCTTTTCGTTATAGTGCCACCGGTGAAAGAATTTACTCAGGTAGAGACTACCACCCTACCCGCCGAACGGGTTCTGGATATGATAAACTTCAGGATGATTTCGGGAAGTGGGTAACTTGGACTTTTCACGTAAAGTGGAGCTACGGATCAAACGGCTTTTTCAGAGTGTACAAAAATGGTAAGCTATTCCATTCGTACCGAGGGCCTAATAGCTACAAAGACGGAGATGCTCCATACTTTAAGTTTGGCCTTTATAACTCGTGGTGGAAAAACGGAAACAAAACGGGGGCAAACCTACAAGAGATGTACGTTGATTACCTAAGAGTATACGTGCCCAAATAA
- a CDS encoding cation:proton antiporter domain-containing protein, whose translation MTEFNAYVAVIATSLIIIFSYLFNLIAHKTNIPSVLLLIVLGLGMKYGAEVLGIPVGDNLIPVLEILGIVGLTMIVLEAALDLELEADRWPIIWKSFLVALIALVGAALAGAYIIQYAYGGSFFLSLVYAVPLAIISSAIVIPSVGGLKDEHTREFMVYEATFSDILGIMFFYFLLGNAETESTTAIVWSVVSNIFLTIGLSVVLSYGLVLLFQKLDTNVKLFLLIAVLLLLYSVGKLFHLSSLIIILIFGLVLNNFKLFFFGKLKRLVNGRAVSSILNNFRLITMESAFVVRTFFFVIFGMTITIATILDMKVAMVSGSLLVLIFGLRFILLKIFIRKDILPQLFIAPRGLITILLFFAIPAEMELEGFNTGVLLFVIILSSIAMTLALVLSGTKITPYDDFASNYWQEVDKEIEKIETSEPEAQQEQQAIEN comes from the coding sequence ATGACTGAGTTTAACGCCTACGTAGCGGTAATTGCTACCTCACTTATCATCATTTTTTCGTATTTATTTAACCTAATTGCTCATAAAACCAATATTCCCAGTGTACTGCTGCTGATTGTTTTGGGGTTAGGCATGAAGTACGGTGCAGAAGTACTGGGCATTCCGGTGGGCGACAATCTGATTCCGGTACTCGAGATCTTAGGCATTGTAGGATTGACCATGATTGTGCTGGAAGCCGCCCTTGACCTGGAACTAGAAGCTGACCGTTGGCCAATTATTTGGAAATCTTTTCTTGTAGCTCTTATTGCGTTGGTAGGAGCGGCTCTGGCAGGGGCTTATATTATTCAGTATGCTTACGGGGGTTCGTTTTTCCTCTCACTGGTGTATGCCGTTCCCCTCGCAATTATTAGCAGTGCTATTGTTATTCCGAGTGTAGGCGGGCTGAAGGATGAACATACCCGGGAATTTATGGTGTACGAAGCCACTTTCTCCGATATTCTGGGCATTATGTTTTTCTACTTTCTACTGGGTAATGCCGAAACTGAATCTACCACAGCCATTGTCTGGTCAGTAGTTAGTAACATTTTCCTGACTATTGGACTGTCGGTAGTACTTAGCTACGGACTAGTGCTACTATTTCAGAAATTAGATACCAACGTGAAGCTGTTTCTGCTAATTGCCGTACTACTGTTGCTTTACTCAGTGGGCAAGCTCTTTCACCTCTCTTCTCTCATCATCATTCTGATTTTTGGCTTAGTACTCAACAACTTTAAGCTGTTTTTCTTTGGCAAATTAAAACGGTTGGTGAATGGTCGCGCGGTTAGCAGCATCCTGAATAATTTCCGGCTGATTACCATGGAATCGGCCTTTGTAGTACGAACTTTCTTTTTTGTTATCTTCGGTATGACTATTACCATTGCTACCATTTTAGATATGAAAGTAGCGATGGTAAGCGGTAGTTTACTGGTTCTTATTTTTGGTCTACGCTTTATTCTGCTGAAAATTTTTATTCGGAAAGACATTCTACCGCAGCTATTCATCGCCCCTCGGGGGCTAATCACCATTCTCCTATTTTTTGCTATTCCGGCTGAAATGGAGCTGGAGGGTTTTAATACGGGCGTATTGCTGTTCGTGATTATTCTTTCTAGCATCGCTATGACGTTAGCACTAGTACTAAGCGGTACTAAAATTACTCCCTACGATGATTTTGCTTCTAATTACTGGCAAGAAGTGGACAAAGAAATTGAGAAGATTGAGACCAGCGAACCCGAAGCCCAGCAGGAGCAGCAAGCAATTGAAAATTGA